In one window of Chryseobacterium phocaeense DNA:
- a CDS encoding helix-turn-helix transcriptional regulator → MEQINFIGVEPENFINEIVSKVKESLLTDLEKTFKENEPKRYLSADEVCERFGVSKPTIHEWRKRGILKPHKLGSRVYYRLDEIENAMIVND, encoded by the coding sequence ATGGAACAAATTAATTTTATCGGAGTAGAACCCGAAAACTTCATCAATGAAATCGTAAGTAAAGTAAAAGAATCCTTACTTACTGATTTGGAGAAAACCTTCAAAGAAAATGAACCCAAACGCTATCTCTCTGCTGATGAAGTATGTGAGCGTTTTGGTGTGTCTAAACCTACTATTCATGAGTGGCGTAAGCGTGGAATTCTGAAACCCCATAAACTCGGCTCCAGAGTTTACTATAGACTGGATGAGATAGAAAATGCAATGATTGTTAATGATTAA